attcccattccagtCCATGCTCTGCCCATTCCCATCCCGTCCATGCTCTGCCATTCCCATcccccctgtgctgtgccattcccattccatccatgctctgccattcccattcccatcctgcCCGTGctctgccattcccattccatcCATGCTGTGCCATTCCCATCCCGCCCATGCTgtgccattcccattcccgtccATGCTGTGCCATTCCCATCCCGCCCGTGCTgtgccattcccattcccgtccATGCTGTGCCATTCCCATCCCGTCCGTGCTgtgccattcccattccatcCATGCTGTGCCATTCCCATCCCGCCCGTGCTGTGCCATTCCCATCACGCCCGTGctctgccattcccattccatcCATGCTGTGCCATTTCCATCCCGCCCGTGCTGTGCCATTCCCATCCCGCCCGTGCTGTGCCATTCCCATCACGCCCGTGCTgtgccattcccattccatcCATGCTGTGCCATTCCCATCCCGTCCGTGCTgtgccattcccattccatcCATGCTGTGCCATTCCCATCCCGCCCATGCTGTGCCATTCCCATCACGCCCGTGctctgccattcccattccatcCATGCTGTGCCATTCCCATCCCGCCCGTGCTGTGCCATTCCCATCACGCCCGTGCTgtgccattcccattccatccatgctgtgccattcccatcccatccgtgctgtgccattcccattccatcCATGCTGTGCCATTCCCATCCCGCCCGTGCTgtgccattcccattcccggcCCGGCGCGGGCAGCAGTGGGCTGGGCTTTGGTTCAAGCTCTGGGTCTGTCAGTGATGGTTCTGTCGGCTCCTTTGGGTTCAGGGCAGAGCTTTGCAGGCTCCGTGCCGGGCGCTCCTCCCGTCCCGCGcagccgcggccgccgccgaTGCTGTTGGCGATGAGCGCCTGCAGCAGGAAGGCGCTGACCCTGCTCAGCAGCGTGTTCGCCGTCTGCGGCCTCGGCCTCCTGGGCATCTCCGTCAGCACCGACTACTGGCTCTACCTGGAGGAGGGCATCGTCCAGCCCCAAAACCAGACGGCCGAGATCAAGCTCTCGCTGCACTCGGGGCTCTGGAGGGTCTGCTTTCTGGCAGGTACGGTCTCCTGGCCAAAAACATCCCCTTGGTTTGTTGTGTGTCAGTGCCACCCGGCAGGAAAGGGCCgagaaaaatgggatttttagaCGCTCCGCCCATCCCTGCTTCCAAACTCAGGCCCAACCTTTGGCAAGCAATGTCATCTGTTCATGCCCGACTTTAACAGCCCAAAGGATAAATCTGCCTTTGCACACAGGCTTTGGTGAGtttgctgctgccctgccagacTCCCTGCCCTGTTCCAGAGCTGTAGCCACAATGCCTTGGGCAGCAGCTACAAACTTTCCATTTCATCCCTGCAAAATTCAGATTCAGGTCAGCAGGACCAttccctctgcctgtgccaaGTTTGATGAAGCAActtggctgcagggacagagttAAATAGAACCCAAGGGAACGGGAATCTCAAAGTGACCAACCTGAAATGTCACAAAGTTTCAGCTGCTTTGGAGAAGTCAGGAGAGAAGTGAGGAGCTCTGACATGGCCCCTGGGATGACCTTAAACCCCCTGGCTTCAGAGGTCACATTTTTGTCCGTGTCTGCCGCAGGTGAGGAGCGTGGCCGGTGCTTCACCATCGAATACGTCATGCCCATGAACATCCAGCTGACATCTGAATCCACAATCAATGTCCTGAGTAAGTTATTTGGTGGGGTTCCACCCTTTACATCCTGCAAATCACCAAGTCCCAAGCACTAGGGACCCTCCCCAAGAAACCCCCTTTGTGTTCTTGCCAAAGAAGCTCTGAGTTCCTCGACAGTGCTGCCACACAATGACACAACTACGTTTTTTACTACGGGACTTGCACAGAGTGCTCATAAGCTTTTCTAATGGCAGGATGGCCACGGAGGCTCTAAGCTGTACAGTTTCCTGTCACTGGCTATTCAGCACTAATGTTTATCAAAGTGTTTGGCTTTTTAGTCTCCTCTCCATAATTTGCAGCTGTATTTATTCCCTTGCAATTTTACACATTATATAGCAGGATGAATTGAGGATGGAGTGTCACAGCTCTCACGATGAATTCTGCAGTTATTTCTGAATTAATAAATAGAAGTGTTTTGCAAACATGCAGTGAagctagagaaaaaaatcaggttcTGATGATTGCCTATGCAACACTTCACACAGGAACCCTCAGAAATGCAAACATCAGCAGAGTCATCACCATGGAGGtgggacactggcacaggttgcccagagagtctgtggatgctccatccctgaaaatgttcaaggccaggttggatggaggctggagcaacctggcatagtggaaggtgtccctgcccatagcagagAGCTGGAAcataaggtcccttccaacccaaaccattctgtgattccataatTCTATGTTTTACTCAGCTCATTAGCAAGGAGAAAAACTCAAACACAGCATGGTCTGAGCAGGAGGGTTGGCAACCTCTCACCCAGCAAAGCACATTTCTCAGACTGTTTAGGGAATATTAACCTGTTCtcacttccctctgctcctctctcaaCAGAGATGATCCGTTCTGCCACCCCCTTCCCTCTGGTCAGCCTCTTCTTCATGTTCATCGGCTTCATCCTGAGCAATATCGGCCACATCCGGCCTCACAGGACCATCCTCGCCTTCGTCTCGGGGATATTCTTCATCCTCTCAGGTGAGTTCTGCAAGCCAGGTTTTCTCCTGACAGCCCTTGATCGTGGAGCACATTTGCTTtagtagctgctgctgctctcctaacctgccctgctggctccTTGTCAGGCTCATCACTCCCAGCTCAGTCCCACAACCTGATCAGACCTCATGGGATGGATGCAGAGCTTTGTGGAAATGTGGGAAAGGGCCCCCCCAGCCCGTGCAGGAGCAGGTGCCGGGGGAGAGGACGCTTCTCATGGCATATCAGTCACAGGAGAGATCTGAAACTTCAAACTGCTCAGTTGGGCTGTGTCTACATGAGAAAAGTGAATGTTTTATTCATGGTGTTGTGCAAGTGCTAAACAAATAGCTGTGACAGCTGAGCTTTGAAGCAGCTCCTACTGGAGCCAGATCTCTCCTCCCAGTGCTCACAGATTTCCCTGAGCAGGGAATGTTTGACTGGAATGAGAGGAGTGCCCTGtgttggagcagcaggagggcagcTCCTTTCCCCAGTTATTACAAGCACACTCCCAAGTTTTTTACTTTCCCCCAAAGCCAGGCCTTTACTTTCCCCCAAAGCACCAGGAAGGTGCTTCTTCAGCAGCTTCATCCCTGAAGCATTTCCCACTGTCCTTCTCCAGGTCTGTCACTGGTGGTGGGGCTGGTCCTCTACATATCCAGCATTAATGATGAGATGCTCAACAGGACCAAGGACTCGGAGTCGTTCTTCAATTACAAATATGGGTGGTCCTTTGCCTTCTCTGCCATCTCGTTCCTTCTCACAGAGGTACCCACGCCCTGTAATAAGTGTATCCCATTCCCAGGGGTGGGCAGACTGAGGCTGTTGGCAAAAAGGGGGCTCAGACAGGGTTTAAGGGAGGGCTGTGAGGGTAGGGGGGTTATGTATAACGTAAAGGGGGGACAATCCCAACCTGGAGCACTGATGGGACATTTGGTCACAGTTTGATGCCAGGCACAAAAAGCAGAGATGTGGTTGTGCCACGCTATTCATTGCACAGACCCAAGGCACGGGGCAGGGACGTGACGGCGCTCGGGTGCTTTTGAGcatcagcacagcacaaaaCGGGCGATTTCTGGGCTGTCCTGCTCGGGTGGCGGTGCAGCCGTGTGTCTCTGTCCCGCAGAGTGCCGGGGTGATGTCTGTGTACCTGTTCATGAAGCGCTACACGGCCGAGGACCTCTACAGACCCCACCCCGGCTTCTACCGGCCCCGCCTGAGCAACTGCTCCGACTACTCGGGGCAGTTCCTGCACCCGGACGCGTGGGCGCGGGGCCGCAGCCCCTCGGACATCTCCAGCGAGGCGTCCCTGCAGATGAACAGTAACTACCCAGCCCTGCTCAAGTGCCCCGACTACGACCAGATGTCCTCGTCCCCGTGCTgagccccgcggccccgcgcccgctcCGGTGGTCGCCGCGCCCCGACTCCGTTTGTCGTTTTTTTTAGGCCGCTCTTTCTGGCCAATTCTCTATTTATAGGAGCGTAAATATAACCAGAGAGATTGGTTATATAACCAATAGTGTAACCTAGAGAATTGGGATGTTtccctttctttgttttttgggttgttttattCCTCCCTGCATAACTAAGAATCTCTCCAAAGTCCTCCTCTCATAGCTCATCCCGCTGAGCAAACAGCAGTTCTGCCTGGGGGATAAATCTAGGCTGGACTCgagagcaggaaaaagaaaacagagtagaactaaggaaaaaaaaggtgtatttttttGGTGTAGGTAGGTAGGCTGATAAAGTTTGTGCATTCGACTGTATCATTGAATTCTATATTTACTGGCCTGAGCGCCAGCAGGCATAAAAGATTTGTGTAACTTTCCAAGAAACAACCAGcattagaaaaatacaaattttgtcTTGACTGAACACTTACTGGTTGGTACCTCTCACTGCTGGAATGGGAAATAGCCATCCTTCCATGAGACCTCAGCAGGCCTGGACACCAGCAGGTTGTTGTTCCTCTATGGCCCCTTGCAAACTATTGCTTAAATATCCCATGTTAGACTGGAGGCACTCTGGGGAGCTGGACTGGAGGGATGGCTCCAGCACCCAAATTTCCTCTGCTGTCCTATAGACAAGAAGCCTGAAGCATAAATGGGAGAATTTCAATGCAGCATCAGGTGGAAAACAACCTAAACCTTTCCCATGGGAAACGCCAGGTGCAGGATTTAGAGGAAAGAAGTTATTTAAGTGAGAGGCAGGACCCCAAACTGGTGTCAAGTGATGTAGCTGAGATCATTGGTACAAGTCCACTGCAGAAAAGTAGTTGGCTTATTTTACATTTTGGcaagaaaattgtattttcattgctttttttttttttttttgtgtgtgtgtgtgtgtgtgtgtgtgtgtgtgtgtgtgtgtgtttattttgagGTTTTAGTTTTGAAAATTCCATTTGATGCTTTGGCATTTTGGCCTTAGCCAGCTGCCAGGGGAAAACACCACTGCCACTGGTGGAAAACAAAGGGCACGGAAGGAAAAGGCTGTGATCCCTCCAGCGAGCCCCAGCTTGTCACCTTGCAGGAGAAAGAGCTTTGCCCaaactttatttctgttcttgttATTTTAAACCTTCCTGAAAATTTCCgttctgcaaaacaaaactgtcTGGGGATTCTTGGTATGTTTGAGCTTGTTTTGTCTTACtgttaattaaaagaaatagaatatatgcAGTTTTAACCTCATTTGTAGCACACTGCGTTATGAATGTTGGACCTCTTGGTTGTTATTAttcaatattattatttattatttgctattaaatatttattctttagaAACTCCTCCAAAGTAGGGGTCAAGTCCTGGTGCAGCACCACTGTTTGCATCCATTACAGCACCTGTTCCACAGGACATCACTGCAGGAGTGTATCCAGCCAGCTCTGGAACAGGATTACTCCTCTCCACTTCCTCCAGAGAAGCAAGTAATGCATATTTAGTGTATATCTGGGTAGATTCCTAATTTGCAAAGTTTTAAAATCAGGGCATCTTTTTGTAGACACAGTTCTATTCACCCTCAGTTTCTGTATGACCCTCAAGCATTTTTGTGTTCTCAGTTAAGCCCCAGTTTTTAAGTGCTACGTGACAGCTTGGCTGCTGGGAAGGTTCAAGCACTAAAGCACAATGCGGCCCCACCCTCCAGGAACAAATCTGCTGGTCCTCAACTGCCCCCAGCCTGACAAACCATCAGTTTGCCATCAGGATCCCCGTATTCAGTGTGAATTTGGCTCCAAAAAACCACTGGAGTTTACAAGCAATCATTTTGAATTTCCCAGGGGCTGATCTGGTTTGCTGGGCTTGATGCTGGTGATTTTTGGTGGCTCAAAGGCTGTTGCCTTTGCATGTTACTCTTGATGGGTGCTGATATTCTCGGTTCTTGGGAGGGAGATGTTCAGGGTCACCAAAACTGCTGATGGCCAGAGCCACAAGGGCTCTCCCATGGCCACGTTCCTCACACTGGGGAGTCATCCTGTGGTTAATCCTGTGCAGCATCAcgagatgtccctgtccccgagTGGAATTTTCCTTTGCACTGattaaatacagaattattcATTTTGTAAATTTAAATGTTTGACTACACAAGTAGAAGAAATTAGAAGAACTTCATGCCTTCCTCAAGGCCCCTGAAGGTTTAGCAGAGTCTAGGGGCAAATtagaaaagtaattattttaattcattggAGAGATTCTCATCATGTGGCTGCATTTGTGAGCCTGGGAGTTCACACATTCACCCAGTGAGCACAAGTGCAGGACTGCCagaaaaaatctgttaaaataaatgcttgcTGTTGGTTCAGTAAATGTATATTTTAGGTAGGATAACGTGGTGTTTGCAAATCACAGGCAGCAATGGTTGTGcctctgggtgctgctctgtccctcccaAAGtgcctgctgtggcagcagctctcgCTGTGGGTGGCTGTGGGCCTCCTAATGCAGTTATCACACCTTCGTGGGCTGTGGAGAAATTTTCCCAGAGCCTTGGATCCTTGGAGCCGTGGCctgggtgaggggctggggtgAGCCCAGCCACCCTGCCAGGCTCACCTGCCCCAAGAAccaccctggagctgcagctccccaagCAATAAATGCTTAGTAAATACATGCAGCACCCCCTTAGGACACCAATTAATCATTTTATCCCCTCTTCTAATCACCTGGCGTGGTTTTACCCCACAGCCTCCCTTCTTGAGGAACAGCACTCAGTCCCTTCCTTCAGTCTCTCTCCCACCCACTTCAGTCATGCCCTCTCGCTGTGTTCTGTGTCTGTTTCTTTGACTGCAATAAACAAAAAGTGGATTTTGAGTGTAAACTACCAATTAAATTAGAGGTTTTACCCCATGAGTCCTTAAATTCACCCAATGGGATgatgtcctggttttggacaaattaggggaaaacacctccaaaggagccccctataggaaaccaaaccctccgcaacctcccccccaccaccgggttcgggaggaattccttcagaggggaaagtggaaaaaacttgtttattaaggcacaacaaaaaaacactccccagcacaagagagatAGCCCAAGAcgaccacagatgttttcaccagtccaagggagttgagctgtatctctcttcgccgcagagggtacggagcttctttcgcagaccccgggggagctcctgcccggagtaggtccgatgtcttcggggggggggggggggggaaagggaacaacggaaaccgggaaaaagggaaaaaaaaaaaatggccaaaaagcaagccagcgaaaagcagagaaaaaagagaggaaagcagagccagcaaagcatgcagccagcagcaagcaaagcagcaagcaagctaagcggcaaggcagcagccagccccgggggtggggggggggaaggaagacaaaacaaactgaggacagggaacaaaaaccacgattgggataatgagcatgaaaatgtcctgtccccacgacagaTGAGCCAAGCCTCCCCCAGGCCCGTGGGAAGGTGACTGCTGTCTGACACTGCACAGAAAATGGTTTGTACTGAGAAGCACAAAAAACTTGTTTTGCATGAATGACTAATTGGTGTCAGAGTCTTCGtgcacagggctgcagctccttgaactgcagcagcagagcgAGTTACTGGGATTAAGGGTGAAATAAAGCCTGGTTAAATAAAGCCTAGGATTAAGGGGTAAATAAAGCCTGATCCTGGTGCagttccctgctccaggtgctgctcaggCCTGCAGCAGGTGGAGGTTTTTCTGTCCCTGCCATCAGCAGGGACACAAGCACACACCTCCATCCCACAGCCTGGGTGTCCTGTGGATcctggggatggatggatggatggatggatggatggatggatggatggatggatgatggatgggtggatggatggatggatgatggatggatggatggatggatggatgatggatgggtggatggatggatggatgatggatggatggatggatggatggatggatgatggatggatggatggatggatggatggatggatggatggatgatggatgatggatggatggatgggtgggtggatgatggatgatggatggatggatggatggatggatgatggatggatgatggatggatggatggatggatggatggatggatggatgatggatgggtggatggatggatggatgatggatggatgatggatggatggatggatggatgatggatggatggatggatgatggatgggtggatggatggatggatgatggatggatgatggatggatggatggatgatggatggatgatggatgggtgggtggatggatagatgatggatggatggatgatggatggatggatggatggatggatggatggatggatggatgatggatggatgatggatggatgatggatggatgatggatggatggatggatggatggatgatggatggatggatggatggatggatggatggatggttgggtggatggatggatgatggatggatgatggatggatggatggatggatggatggatggatgatggatggatggatggatgatggatggatgatggatggatgatggatgataGATGGgtggatgggggatggatgatggatggatggatggatggatggatggatgatggatggatggatggatgatggatggatggatggatggatggatggatggatggatgggtggatgggggatggatggatggatgatggatggatgatggatggatggatgatggatggatggttgggtggatggatggatgatggatgggtggatggatggatggatggatggatggatggatggatgatggatggatggatggatggatggatggatgggtggatgggggatggatgatggatggatggatggatggatggatggatggatggacaggtGGATAGATGGATGCTGACTGATGGAATGACACTTGGGAGGTGAGTGAACCCCCAGCTCAGGGGAGGCTGCCTAGGGTGGTGGATGCTCTGAGATCTCAGGGAACTCCCAGAAGCCACCCTGCCCCTTTGTGTCTGGGTTTTTCTAATCAAATCCCTTTTCTGTGAGCCCAAAAAGGCATTTTGTGGCCGGTATCTCTAGGACATGAAAGCTCCTctgccagcattcccaggacTCTCCTCATTCCCCCTTTACACCACAACACTCCCATGGCCCCAGGTGTGATGGGGCCCTGGGGGGAACCATTTTCCCATTAGTAGTGTCCTGACTACCCTCACTGAACCATGAGGTGTGGATGTAAGAGGTTCATTAAAGACCAATCACGAGCAGTAATGAAGTAGCCAGGAATAACAAGGATGTGCTGGGTCTTGCTCTCCTTCAGTTGCTGCTGGAGCATCTTGAGGCTCCAGAGTCCTTTCTTGCACACTTAAAAAACCATGATTAAATACATAAATTCACAAATAGGTGTAG
This genomic window from Vidua chalybeata isolate OUT-0048 chromosome 19, bVidCha1 merged haplotype, whole genome shotgun sequence contains:
- the CACNG5 gene encoding voltage-dependent calcium channel gamma-5 subunit, producing the protein MLLAMSACSRKALTLLSSVFAVCGLGLLGISVSTDYWLYLEEGIVQPQNQTAEIKLSLHSGLWRVCFLAGEERGRCFTIEYVMPMNIQLTSESTINVLKMIRSATPFPLVSLFFMFIGFILSNIGHIRPHRTILAFVSGIFFILSGLSLVVGLVLYISSINDEMLNRTKDSESFFNYKYGWSFAFSAISFLLTESAGVMSVYLFMKRYTAEDLYRPHPGFYRPRLSNCSDYSGQFLHPDAWARGRSPSDISSEASLQMNSNYPALLKCPDYDQMSSSPC